The genomic DNA ATATTGTCGCTCCATTTATAGTCTTTATGATAGGAGTTTAGTACCAGAACGGATTTTTTAGTATTGCTTTGCGCCAAGCTCAATGGCATTACGCTGCTCATCAGTATAATTAATAAAAGCAAACAAAGGCATTTTCGTTTAGAAATATGATTCACGTTAGTCCCTTATCTCCTTTTAGCGCATTATAAGTGAGACTTGCTTATTAATTGTGAAAATTCGACATGCTGCTTACCCTTCCTGCCATAATTTTAGCGGACAAGTTAATTTAGCAACAACTAGATAGTTGCTAATCAAAAATAAATTACTTAACCGCCGATTGTGCTATAATTAAGAAAGTATTGCCATTTTAAAAAGAAGAAAGTGCCTAAGATCGGCACGCGAGGCGTAGAATGGATGTAACAGCCAAACTAATTTATATAGTTACCGACCTGATGATGCCGCTGATGCTTGGCTACTACTGCCGGCAGCGGCAGTGGCTGAGTGAAGCCTTGTGCAATAAAATTATTGAAGTCAATATTACAGTCTTTTACACAATTTTGGCGGCATTGAGTTTCTGGATACTGCCGCTCAATCTTGCATTGCTCTGGTTGCCGGTTTTCGGAATATTGCTCAGCTTTATCCCCGGGCTTACAGGCTACCTGATTGCCCGGAAAAAATATGACGATGGCCCGGATAAGGCCAGTTACTTAGCGTCAACCATGCTGTCCAACATTGGGACACTCGGCGGTTTATGCACCTTTTTCCTGTTCGGGGAGCCAGGGTTTGCCTATATTCAGATAGTTGCCATGTTCCAGAACCTCGTCTTTTTCTTGTTCTGTTTTCCTATGGCCAATTATTATAACAACCTGCTGTCACAGCAGGCCGGTAATACTCGAAAAATTACCTTTGCCGAGCTCTTCTTTAACCGCAACCAATTGCCGGTAGCCGGAATAGCTGTCGGAATGCTGCTGTATGCCGGCGAAGTTCCCCGCCCGGAGTTTCTTGGCGATTTGTTTAATATCCTAATCCACATTTCAGCCTGGTTTGCACTGTTTCCGGTGGGTTATTCTATCCAATTCTCCGAAATGAAACATTACTATCGCAGCATCCTCGATATTTTACCCGTCAAATTTATTATCACTCCGCTGGTTGGCTACCTCGTCGCCAGCAAGCTTTTTACTGACCCGGTGGTGCTAGGCACTATCATTATTGCCGCCAGTACGCCTACCGCCATTAACGCCGTCGTCCTTACCCGCCTGTATAATTTTAATGTCCACTTAGCCAGCGCCGCATTCTTCCTCACAACTACGGTATTCCTCACTGCTATTTACCCTGTTCTCTTTTTCTGGCTCCAATAAAGCTGCGACTTAAAGCCTTAACCGCTTCTGGCGGTTAAGGCTTTTGTATTATCACATATCCGACCGTAACAAGCGCTACCTTGCCGACATATTATGTAGTATAAATTTGTCTAAGGAGGCAAAGGCATGGATGAACTTGATCGCGACGACGACCGTAAGAAAAAGCATACCATACTCTGCTGCGCCCCAAACGAAGTTGCTAAAATACAGTAATGCCTTCGGCTTAAATGAAATTAAAAACAAAATCCGCTTTATCGAAAATCAATCCAGTCTGCTCACAAACGAAATCTTTAGGCCTGTTTTGTAACTACTTTATTGGCTCTATAATTGGTGAGCTCAGTAAGCTACGTTTTCCGCCAGCAAATCAGACTGCGAAGAATAGCGAAAGGTTTCGCTTAAACCGGTGAATTTGCTACTATAACAGCAGGAAAGATATCTTCTGCGGCGAATTATTACTTGTAGATATTTTTTAGAATTTGGAGGTTATTTCTATGAAAACCGCGATTCTTGTTCCGTTTGATGGATCGAAGAATGCCGTTGGTGCGCTGCAGTTTGCTATTAACCTGGCCAAATCTCTGCAGGAAAAAGTTGTCGTTCTAAATGTTCAGCCAAGCTTTAGAACAGTACATACAAAAATGTTCTTCGATGAAACCGCCGTTCGTGAATATCAAGAACAGCTTTTTGAGGAAATGGTAAGCCCGGCGAAAGAATTATTGCAAGATGCCGGTGTAGAATATGAATTCAAACTAAGAACCGGAGACCCCAAGGAACAGATCTGCAAAGAAGTCATAGCCGATAATAACGCTCAAACCGGCTGCTCAACAAGCGTACGCATGATAGTGATGGGCTCGCGCGGTATGAATCCGATGCTCAGCGGAGTACTCGGCAGCGTTAGCTACGGCGTGATTAATTCAGCCGTCTGCCCTGTAACCATCGTTCCTTTAACCTGTTCATAGTCCACCCTGCCCTCTGCCAATCAGTCCATAGACGATAAAAGACCAGCGAAAAGGGAGTTCAACATAGGGATTTACGAAAACAAGTAAATTTTTGACCGTCTCTCTTCAAGCGGTGGTGCGAATGTAAAGACTGCACTGAAGGATAAAACCTTTAGTGCAGTCTTTCTTATGTTGCGTTTTTTTAGTTATGTCACTTATCTAATCACACCTCTTTAGAAACACATCATATACTAAAATAAAAAACAGTAAAGGAGTAATTAATGTGGATAGTTCTATTACAAGTAGCCCGTATCATAATCGTGTTGATACACCAAATTATGAACACTATTTTGATAGAAATGGAAACATAAATAAGTTCGTAAAATTATTAAAAGAAAGAGGCTTTATTGTTCAAAAAGGCAGTATAAGATATATCGATATATTAAAATTAGCCAGTGAGGGTAAAGTCGGCACTTGCTTTGGCAATAATGCAGGCGTACCCTATGCAGTCTATCTCCTGCCGCCGGCACCGAACCAAGATCCTTGCCCAGGTCAGAGACCGCCAAAAGACTATAATCCTTTTAACCCTTATAATTATCCACCTAATGTTCTATATGCAGCACCAGGAATTGACTATAAACTGCGCCCTGATGAAGCTATTGTATCAATAGGACAGACACCTCCCCCGGCAGTTTATTTTAGTTCGAAGTTATCTGGGGTTTGTTGAAAATAAAATAAAAAAAGACTATAGCAATGCTGTTACAGCTGGTAATCCCTGCACCGGTTTTTACCACTATATAGGTGCCAGTATGGGTGACCAGATTAGCAATAACTCTATTTGGACAGACAGTACACCTTATGGAACTCCCGGAAATCCTTTCGACAGTTCTACGATTATTATCACTACTGCCGACAGGCGCATAAATCAGCTAATGCGTGATGCTCTGGTTGGATCAGGTTTTAACCCAGGAATTATGAACGATGATAATATTCCTTTAAATCTAGTCAACATGGGACTGGAAAAGGGCAAAGACCACTTTTCGTTTGTCATGAGAGCAGCTATTTTTGAAAATTCAGATACCGGCTGGGATTATATGTTTAATCTTGATAAATATTTTACCGTATTGCGAATCACTCCTGTGAAGCCTTGCCCTGCAGTCAATCCGTGGCCTATTCCCGAGCTTAAAAAGCGGGAGACAGGTACAACTGAGTTCCAGGTCGTACCAACAGCAAGGGAAACACTGGATTACTTGCGAAATCAAATTATTTGCAAATACAGAAATCCGGAATATGATATTGTTGATCTTGATTTATACCCCTGGGAAATTGAGGGTTTTGAAAGTATAATGCAGGATAGAGATGCTTTTATAGATGACAAGGATACAATTTATTATAGAACAGAAAGTTTTAAATTAGCTACTGACGATGATTTTGTTATACTATATGGCATAAACCACACACAAACTGGATTTGCAACGTATTTAGCTAACAGCCTTTACGGTGAAGAGCTTATGAATGGAGTTGTGGCAGCCCGTATAACAAATGAACTGCAATATCCTGCTGATGAATATTTCCCTAAACGCTATAAAAATTTAAAGTATTATTATGTTGTAAAAATGGCAAGGGATAGCGAGGAAGGCACTGAAGTGA from Veillonellaceae bacterium includes the following:
- a CDS encoding universal stress protein, yielding MKTAILVPFDGSKNAVGALQFAINLAKSLQEKVVVLNVQPSFRTVHTKMFFDETAVREYQEQLFEEMVSPAKELLQDAGVEYEFKLRTGDPKEQICKEVIADNNAQTGCSTSVRMIVMGSRGMNPMLSGVLGSVSYGVINSAVCPVTIVPLTCS
- a CDS encoding transporter, encoding MDVTAKLIYIVTDLMMPLMLGYYCRQRQWLSEALCNKIIEVNITVFYTILAALSFWILPLNLALLWLPVFGILLSFIPGLTGYLIARKKYDDGPDKASYLASTMLSNIGTLGGLCTFFLFGEPGFAYIQIVAMFQNLVFFLFCFPMANYYNNLLSQQAGNTRKITFAELFFNRNQLPVAGIAVGMLLYAGEVPRPEFLGDLFNILIHISAWFALFPVGYSIQFSEMKHYYRSILDILPVKFIITPLVGYLVASKLFTDPVVLGTIIIAASTPTAINAVVLTRLYNFNVHLASAAFFLTTTVFLTAIYPVLFFWLQ